A DNA window from Parabacteroides johnsonii DSM 18315 contains the following coding sequences:
- a CDS encoding YfhO family protein, translated as MKDLLKQWGKHVVALILFLGLVMVYFSPAVFDGKVIMQGDNIKATGMGHSQMDQYAKTAQPGEFSVWSDAMFGGMPYVTGYGQAAPSMPSYSIVDGWLKKVGYGDAAMVFVGLVCFYLLMCVMGVNWWLAIAGAFAFAFASYNIIIIEAGHIVKAYVIGYMPVTLAGMALLFRRSYLWGAVLFLLGVALSLANGHIQITYYLVLLCVLIYLGYAIKKIREKAYGEWLKTSLIMAACVVLAVLPNAQGMYSNWDLGQHSIRGASELTPKPDASGKVEKASTGLDKDYAFQWSYGWKELMTVLVPNVYGGGSGGTLDSSSELYKELKKNGAQVGKEVQTYTYWGDKIFTSGPVYFGALVCFLFVLGMFVIRNPMKWWLLAGSVFLTFLALGRNFDSFNDLMFHYLPLYNKFRTVEMALVIPGLVFPIVGIWGLKEILSQKVEEARLKKGFLWALGLTGGLCVVLWLMPSLLLDFRSAYDAQFQNQVPEWYYTALLMDRASLASADALRSLVFILLGAGLLVWFWKAKNKKTAATFVSAGVAVLILIDLWTVDRRYLDDSNFVKQQPAEMYKETVADKAILQDTGSTFRVLNINNPWQETNTSYYHHSIGGYHAVKLRRYQELIDHRLDGELRGIIGALQKAQTAGDVMSALAACPSLNMLNTRYIIYNPEQQPLKNPYAFGNAWFVDKLDMVENADAEIEALNTIDPLETAVVDKRFQKDLEGFVPQKDSTATIVLEEYRPNRLIYKSKTDKEQLAVFSEVYYQPGWKATIDGKEVPHFRADWILRGMRVPAGEHTIVFEFRPSGYVTAAYVSSYSSFLILLLLIAAIAWSGWKYWKKSKE; from the coding sequence ATGAAGGATTTGCTAAAGCAATGGGGGAAACACGTTGTTGCCCTGATCTTGTTTTTGGGACTGGTGATGGTCTATTTTTCACCGGCGGTGTTTGATGGGAAAGTAATCATGCAAGGTGATAATATCAAAGCGACCGGAATGGGACATAGCCAGATGGATCAATACGCCAAAACGGCACAGCCGGGTGAGTTCAGCGTCTGGTCGGATGCGATGTTCGGTGGGATGCCGTATGTGACAGGATATGGGCAGGCCGCACCGAGTATGCCTTCTTATTCGATTGTGGATGGTTGGTTGAAAAAGGTGGGATATGGCGATGCAGCTATGGTTTTCGTCGGATTGGTATGTTTTTACCTGCTGATGTGTGTCATGGGAGTAAACTGGTGGCTTGCGATTGCCGGGGCGTTCGCTTTTGCATTCGCATCTTATAATATCATTATTATCGAGGCGGGGCATATCGTGAAAGCCTATGTGATCGGTTATATGCCGGTGACGTTGGCCGGTATGGCTTTGCTTTTCAGGCGCTCCTATCTGTGGGGAGCCGTCTTGTTCTTGTTGGGGGTAGCCTTGTCTCTGGCAAACGGGCATATCCAGATCACCTATTATCTGGTACTGCTTTGCGTACTGATCTATTTAGGGTATGCGATTAAAAAGATCCGGGAGAAAGCGTATGGCGAATGGTTGAAGACTTCCCTGATTATGGCGGCCTGTGTCGTATTGGCTGTATTGCCTAATGCGCAGGGGATGTATTCCAATTGGGACTTGGGGCAGCACTCCATCCGTGGGGCTTCGGAGCTGACGCCGAAACCGGATGCTTCGGGAAAAGTGGAGAAGGCTTCCACCGGTTTGGATAAGGATTATGCTTTTCAATGGAGTTACGGCTGGAAAGAGTTGATGACCGTTCTCGTACCGAACGTATATGGTGGTGGTTCGGGAGGCACGTTGGACAGTTCGTCCGAGTTATACAAGGAATTGAAGAAAAACGGGGCCCAGGTGGGGAAAGAAGTACAAACCTATACCTATTGGGGGGATAAGATATTCACTTCTGGACCGGTCTATTTCGGGGCTTTGGTCTGCTTCCTGTTCGTCTTGGGAATGTTCGTGATCCGGAACCCGATGAAATGGTGGCTGTTGGCAGGATCGGTGTTCCTGACATTCCTTGCGTTGGGACGTAATTTCGATTCTTTCAACGACCTGATGTTCCATTATCTGCCTTTATACAATAAGTTCCGTACGGTCGAGATGGCGTTGGTAATACCGGGATTGGTATTCCCGATTGTCGGCATTTGGGGATTAAAAGAAATTTTGTCACAGAAAGTGGAGGAGGCCCGTTTGAAAAAAGGATTTCTTTGGGCTTTGGGGTTGACCGGAGGCCTTTGTGTGGTCCTTTGGCTGATGCCTTCCTTGCTGTTGGATTTCCGGTCTGCCTATGATGCACAGTTCCAGAACCAGGTTCCGGAATGGTATTACACTGCCTTATTGATGGACCGTGCTTCGCTGGCTTCGGCCGATGCGTTGCGTTCTTTGGTCTTCATCCTGCTGGGAGCCGGGCTGCTTGTCTGGTTCTGGAAAGCGAAGAACAAGAAGACTGCGGCGACTTTCGTGAGCGCAGGTGTGGCAGTTCTTATTTTGATTGATCTTTGGACGGTGGACCGCCGTTATCTGGATGACAGCAATTTCGTTAAGCAACAACCGGCGGAGATGTATAAGGAAACAGTTGCCGATAAAGCAATCCTGCAGGACACGGGTTCGACTTTCCGTGTGTTGAACATCAATAACCCATGGCAGGAAACGAATACTTCCTATTATCATCATTCTATCGGGGGATATCATGCCGTCAAGTTGCGCCGTTATCAGGAGTTGATCGACCATCGGTTGGACGGTGAGTTGCGTGGGATTATCGGTGCTTTGCAGAAGGCACAGACGGCTGGGGATGTGATGTCCGCGCTGGCTGCTTGTCCTTCCTTGAATATGTTGAATACCCGCTATATCATCTATAACCCGGAACAGCAGCCGTTGAAGAATCCGTATGCATTCGGGAATGCCTGGTTTGTGGATAAGTTGGATATGGTGGAGAATGCAGATGCCGAAATAGAAGCCTTGAATACGATCGATCCGCTGGAAACGGCAGTTGTGGACAAGCGTTTCCAGAAGGATCTGGAAGGATTTGTTCCGCAGAAAGACTCAACCGCAACGATCGTGTTGGAAGAATACCGTCCGAATCGTCTGATTTATAAGAGTAAAACCGATAAAGAACAATTGGCAGTCTTCTCCGAAGTTTATTACCAGCCGGGTTGGAAGGCAACGATCGATGGCAAGGAAGTGCCTCATTTCCGTGCAGACTGGATTTTGCGTGGCATGCGTGTGCCGGCAGGCGAACATACGATTGTATTCGAGTTCCGGCCTTCCGGTTATGTAACGGCTGCATACGTTTCTTCCTACAGCTCGTTCCTGATTCTGTTATTACTGATCGCTGCGATTGCTTGGTCGGGATGGAAATATTGGAAAAAGAGTAAAGAATAA
- a CDS encoding glycosyltransferase yields MATPHLSLIIPVYNRPNEVEELLDSLTRQSETNFEVVIVEDGSKETCQHVAEAFKDRLDVSYCYIPNGGPGNARNYGAKQSKGDYLIVLDSDCILPPDYIKSVNKELEETGADAFGGPDKASDSFTDVQKAINYSMTSFFTTGGIRGGKKKMDKFYPRSFNMGIRKSTYEALEGFSAMRFGEDIDLSIRLFKNGYKVCLFPSAWVYHKRRTDWRKFFRQVYNSGIARINLYKKYPDSLKLVHLLPAVFTLGVFFFLVGSLFCTWSLLPLGLFSLLIFVDSSIQNKSLKIGFLSIIASFIQLIGYGCGFLDAAWNRLVLKKKEFSAFQKTFYK; encoded by the coding sequence ATGGCAACACCCCATTTATCTCTTATCATCCCTGTCTACAACCGTCCCAACGAGGTAGAAGAGTTGTTGGACAGCCTTACGCGGCAGAGTGAAACAAACTTCGAAGTCGTCATCGTCGAAGATGGTTCGAAGGAAACTTGCCAGCATGTGGCCGAGGCTTTCAAGGATAGGTTGGATGTTTCCTATTGTTATATTCCGAATGGTGGTCCGGGCAATGCCCGCAACTATGGGGCGAAGCAGAGTAAGGGAGATTACCTAATCGTTCTCGATTCGGATTGCATTCTGCCTCCCGACTACATCAAATCGGTAAACAAGGAACTGGAGGAAACTGGGGCGGACGCTTTCGGGGGGCCGGACAAGGCCTCTGACAGCTTTACGGATGTACAGAAAGCCATCAACTACTCTATGACCTCTTTCTTTACGACAGGTGGCATTCGTGGAGGGAAAAAGAAGATGGATAAGTTCTACCCTCGTAGTTTCAACATGGGGATTCGGAAAAGTACATACGAGGCATTGGAGGGCTTTTCAGCCATGCGCTTCGGCGAAGATATTGATCTCAGTATCCGCCTGTTCAAGAACGGCTACAAAGTATGCCTGTTTCCCTCGGCTTGGGTATATCACAAGCGACGCACGGACTGGCGCAAGTTTTTCCGCCAGGTTTATAATTCCGGAATCGCCCGTATCAATTTGTACAAGAAATATCCGGACTCGCTTAAACTGGTACATCTATTACCGGCAGTCTTTACTTTAGGAGTATTTTTCTTCCTGGTCGGAAGCCTCTTCTGCACTTGGAGTTTATTGCCGCTCGGACTTTTCAGCTTGCTGATCTTTGTGGATTCTTCGATTCAGAATAAAAGCCTCAAAATCGGATTCTTATCGATTATTGCCTCCTTTATCCAGTTAATAGGATATGGATGCGGATTCTTAGATGCCGCCTGGAACAGGCTGGTTCTGAAGAAAAAGGAGTTTTCGGCATTCCAAAAGACGTTCTACAAATAA
- a CDS encoding class I SAM-dependent methyltransferase — MQKRHADRQLYFNEQSITTQKYVIPFIEKHKPITADSHILEIGCGEGGNIKPFLDLGCQVTGIDINGGQIEIAKEIYSAHTNNKNLTLICEDIYKVTELHNKFDIIIIRDVIEHIPNQELFLPFIKRFLNPHGVIFVAFPPWQNPFGGHQQICNNKFLSHLPWFHLLPRPVYKKVLEWGSVNPGGLLEIKDTGISLERFLSIVHKEKYRIAEEVLYFINPNYETKFNLHPRRLWRFLNIPYIRNFYTTCGYYILKNS, encoded by the coding sequence ATGCAAAAAAGACACGCTGACAGACAACTATATTTCAACGAACAAAGTATTACAACACAAAAATATGTAATACCTTTCATTGAAAAGCATAAACCGATAACGGCTGATTCCCATATTCTTGAAATCGGTTGCGGAGAAGGAGGAAACATAAAACCTTTTCTGGACCTCGGCTGCCAAGTAACAGGTATAGACATCAACGGAGGCCAGATTGAGATCGCAAAAGAAATCTACAGCGCACACACCAACAACAAAAACCTGACACTGATCTGCGAAGATATCTACAAAGTAACCGAACTGCACAACAAGTTCGACATTATCATCATCCGGGATGTGATAGAACACATCCCAAACCAAGAATTATTCTTGCCTTTTATAAAGAGATTCTTAAATCCCCACGGCGTTATTTTCGTGGCTTTCCCTCCCTGGCAGAATCCGTTCGGAGGTCACCAGCAGATTTGCAATAACAAGTTCCTAAGCCATTTACCCTGGTTCCACCTGCTACCTCGCCCCGTATATAAAAAAGTACTGGAATGGGGGAGTGTCAATCCCGGAGGACTTTTGGAAATCAAAGATACCGGCATTTCACTGGAACGTTTTCTCTCGATTGTGCACAAAGAGAAATACCGGATAGCCGAAGAAGTCCTCTATTTCATCAACCCGAATTACGAAACGAAATTCAATCTCCATCCTCGAAGACTATGGAGATTCCTGAATATCCCCTATATCCGTAATTTCTATACAACCTGCGGATATTACATTTTAAAAAACTCATAA
- the ahcY gene encoding adenosylhomocysteinase, with the protein MSQLFPTNLPYKVADMSLAEFGRKEIEIAEHEMPGLMALRKKYADQKPLKGARITGSLHMTIQTAVLIETLVALGADVRWASCNIFSTQDHAAAAIAADGVPVFAWKGETLEEYWWCTDMALRFPDGKGPHMIVDDGGDASLLVHMGYRAENDAETINRKGGNHEEQVILDTLNRILAEDNTRWHRTIAEMKGVSEETTTGVHRLYQMMEKGELLVPAINVNDSVTKSKFDNLYGCRESLADGIKRATDVMIAGKVVVVAGYGDVGKGCAHSMRSYGARVLITEIDPICALQAAMEGFEVTTMEEAVKEGNVFVTTTGNCDIITIEHMAQMKDQAIVCNIGHFDNEIQVDKLVNYPNIKHTNIKPQVDKYTFPTGNSIFLLAEGRLVNLGCATGHPSFVMSNSFTNQVLAQMDLWTMPYEVGVYRLPKRLDEEVARLHLERIGVKLSKLTQKQADYIGVPVEGPYKAEHYRY; encoded by the coding sequence ATGTCACAATTATTTCCAACTAATCTGCCTTATAAAGTGGCAGATATGAGTTTGGCTGAATTCGGTCGTAAAGAAATCGAGATCGCCGAACACGAAATGCCGGGACTTATGGCACTTCGCAAGAAGTATGCCGATCAAAAACCTCTGAAAGGAGCTCGTATCACCGGCTCACTGCACATGACGATTCAGACCGCAGTGTTAATCGAAACATTAGTTGCGTTGGGAGCAGATGTCCGCTGGGCAAGCTGCAACATCTTCTCTACACAGGACCACGCCGCCGCAGCCATCGCTGCCGATGGTGTTCCCGTTTTCGCCTGGAAGGGTGAAACACTGGAAGAATACTGGTGGTGCACCGACATGGCGCTCCGTTTCCCCGACGGCAAAGGTCCGCACATGATTGTGGATGATGGTGGCGACGCATCCCTGCTGGTTCATATGGGTTACCGTGCAGAGAACGATGCCGAAACGATCAACCGCAAAGGTGGCAATCACGAAGAACAGGTTATCCTGGATACCTTAAACCGTATCTTGGCTGAAGACAATACCCGCTGGCACCGCACGATCGCCGAAATGAAAGGTGTTTCCGAAGAAACGACTACCGGCGTGCACCGCCTGTACCAGATGATGGAAAAAGGCGAACTGCTGGTTCCGGCTATCAATGTCAACGACTCCGTTACGAAATCGAAATTCGACAACCTGTACGGTTGCCGTGAATCACTGGCCGACGGTATCAAGCGCGCTACCGACGTGATGATCGCCGGTAAAGTCGTGGTGGTTGCCGGATATGGCGACGTAGGAAAAGGCTGTGCCCACTCCATGCGCTCTTACGGAGCCCGTGTCCTGATTACGGAGATCGACCCGATCTGCGCTTTACAGGCTGCAATGGAAGGCTTCGAAGTGACGACGATGGAAGAAGCCGTCAAGGAAGGTAACGTCTTCGTTACGACCACCGGTAACTGCGACATCATCACCATCGAACACATGGCCCAAATGAAAGACCAAGCCATCGTTTGCAACATCGGCCATTTCGACAATGAAATCCAGGTCGATAAGCTGGTGAACTATCCGAACATCAAGCACACCAACATCAAACCGCAGGTCGACAAGTACACATTCCCGACCGGCAATTCCATCTTCCTGCTGGCAGAAGGCCGCTTGGTGAACTTGGGTTGCGCGACCGGCCATCCTTCTTTCGTAATGAGCAACTCCTTCACCAACCAGGTATTAGCCCAGATGGATTTGTGGACAATGCCTTACGAAGTAGGTGTCTACCGCTTACCGAAACGCCTGGACGAAGAAGTTGCCCGCCTCCACCTGGAGCGCATCGGCGTCAAACTGTCCAAGTTGACACAGAAGCAAGCCGATTATATCGGAGTGCCGGTCGAAGGACCTTATAAGGCCGAACATTACAGATATTAA
- a CDS encoding AMP-binding protein, with product MEIQLQDRTLGQWMEHWAETTPDKEYLVYSDRDLRFTWKEFNERVDRMAKGMLSIGIKHGTHVGIWATNVPDWLTFLYAAAKIGAVAVTVNTNYKQSELEFLVENADIHTMCITDGVFDGSYVDMMYTMLPELKESQRGYLKSKRFPVLKNVVYIGQEKYRGMYNTPELLLLGENVSDETLVEAKKLVTPHDVVNMQYTSGTTGFPKGVMLTHYNIANNGLLTGEHMKFTADDKLCCCVPLFHCFGVVLASMNVLTHGCTQVMVEKFDPLVVLASIHKERCTALYGVPTMFIAELNHPMFSMFDLTSLRTGIMAGSLCPVELMKQVEEKMFMRVTSVYGLTEASPGMTHSRIDDPAEVRYNTVGRDYEFTEVRVIDPETGEECPVGVQGEMCNRGYNTMKGYYNNPAATAEVIDKDGFLHSGDLGVKDEHGNYRITGRIKDMIIRGGENIYPRELEEFLYHLKGVKDVQVAAVPSKKYGEEVGAFIILHEGVTMTEDIVKDFCRGKIARHKIPKYIFFVDTFPMTGSGKIQKFKLKDLGLKLLADQGITPA from the coding sequence ATGGAAATACAATTACAAGACAGGACACTCGGCCAGTGGATGGAGCATTGGGCCGAAACGACACCCGATAAAGAATATCTGGTATATTCCGACCGCGACCTCCGTTTCACCTGGAAGGAATTCAACGAACGTGTAGACCGGATGGCAAAAGGAATGCTTTCGATCGGGATCAAACATGGCACGCATGTCGGTATCTGGGCAACCAATGTCCCGGACTGGCTTACATTCCTGTATGCCGCCGCCAAGATCGGAGCAGTGGCCGTTACCGTCAATACCAACTATAAGCAGAGCGAACTGGAATTCCTGGTCGAGAATGCGGATATCCATACGATGTGCATCACCGACGGGGTGTTTGATGGCAGTTATGTCGACATGATGTACACCATGCTGCCCGAACTGAAAGAATCGCAACGAGGCTACCTGAAAAGCAAACGTTTCCCGGTACTGAAGAATGTAGTTTACATCGGACAGGAGAAATACAGAGGGATGTACAACACTCCCGAGCTGTTGCTTTTAGGTGAAAACGTCAGTGACGAAACGTTAGTGGAAGCCAAAAAGCTGGTGACCCCGCACGATGTCGTGAATATGCAATATACATCCGGCACAACCGGCTTCCCCAAAGGGGTTATGCTGACGCATTATAACATTGCCAACAATGGGCTGTTGACAGGAGAACACATGAAATTCACGGCAGACGACAAACTATGCTGCTGCGTCCCTCTGTTCCACTGTTTCGGTGTCGTGCTCGCCTCCATGAACGTCTTGACACATGGATGCACACAGGTCATGGTCGAAAAATTCGATCCGCTGGTCGTACTCGCCTCCATCCACAAAGAACGGTGCACGGCCCTTTATGGCGTTCCGACCATGTTCATAGCCGAACTCAATCATCCGATGTTCAGCATGTTCGACCTGACCTCCCTCCGCACCGGCATCATGGCAGGCTCCCTTTGCCCCGTAGAGTTGATGAAACAGGTGGAAGAAAAAATGTTCATGCGTGTGACCAGTGTATACGGGTTGACGGAAGCATCGCCCGGTATGACGCACTCGCGCATCGACGATCCGGCGGAAGTACGCTACAATACGGTAGGCCGTGATTACGAATTTACCGAAGTTCGCGTGATCGACCCGGAAACGGGTGAAGAATGTCCGGTAGGCGTACAAGGTGAAATGTGCAACCGGGGGTACAATACCATGAAAGGCTATTACAACAACCCTGCCGCGACAGCCGAAGTCATCGATAAAGACGGCTTCCTGCACAGTGGCGACCTGGGCGTGAAAGACGAACATGGCAACTACCGCATCACCGGACGCATCAAAGATATGATTATCAGGGGAGGAGAAAACATCTACCCTCGTGAACTGGAAGAATTCCTTTATCACCTGAAAGGCGTGAAAGATGTACAGGTCGCTGCTGTTCCATCCAAGAAATACGGTGAGGAAGTGGGAGCTTTTATCATCCTGCACGAAGGTGTCACCATGACGGAAGATATCGTCAAGGATTTCTGCCGCGGAAAGATCGCCCGGCATAAGATTCCGAAGTATATATTCTTCGTCGACACTTTCCCCATGACCGGTAGCGGAAAAATCCAGAAGTTCAAACTGAAGGACTTGGGCTTGAAGTTATTAGCCGACCAGGGAATCACGCCTGCATAA
- a CDS encoding helix-turn-helix domain-containing protein — protein sequence MGNNKIIGAKIKSIRESKQLSTQEVSERSGLSIEQIERIEGNIDFPSLAPLIKIARVLGVRLGTFLDDQSELGPVICRKKDSNDTNSIGFSNNDSKARKHMEYHSLSQDKSGRHMEPFLIDVAPSEDGVDFVLSTHEGEEFIYVLEGVLEINYGKNTYILEEGDSIYYDSIVAHHVHAAADNTAKILGVIYTPY from the coding sequence ATGGGAAATAACAAAATCATAGGAGCTAAAATCAAAAGCATCCGTGAATCCAAGCAACTTTCTACCCAGGAAGTATCTGAACGCTCAGGTCTGAGTATCGAACAAATAGAACGTATCGAGGGCAATATAGACTTTCCGTCTCTCGCCCCACTTATTAAGATAGCCCGCGTATTAGGCGTACGCCTGGGCACATTCCTGGACGACCAGTCCGAACTGGGCCCCGTCATTTGCCGCAAGAAAGATAGCAACGACACGAACAGCATCGGTTTCAGCAACAACGACAGCAAGGCACGCAAGCACATGGAATACCATTCGCTGTCACAAGACAAGTCGGGCCGCCATATGGAACCGTTCCTGATCGATGTCGCTCCGAGTGAAGACGGAGTGGATTTCGTACTCTCCACACACGAAGGGGAAGAATTCATCTATGTACTGGAAGGCGTCCTCGAAATCAACTATGGCAAGAATACCTATATCCTGGAGGAAGGAGACAGCATCTACTACGATTCCATCGTCGCCCACCATGTACATGCCGCCGCCGACAATACGGCGAAAATCCTCGGAGTCATCTATACCCCCTATTAA
- the rpsO gene encoding 30S ribosomal protein S15, protein MFLDSAKKKEIFEKYGKSATNTGSAESQIALFTVRIAHLTEHLKANHKDHSSERALKMLVGKRRRLLDYLIKVDIERYRAIIKELGIRK, encoded by the coding sequence ATGTTTTTAGATTCAGCAAAGAAAAAAGAGATTTTCGAAAAGTATGGTAAATCTGCAACGAACACAGGTTCTGCAGAAAGCCAGATCGCACTGTTCACAGTTCGTATCGCACATTTGACTGAACACTTGAAGGCTAATCACAAAGACCATAGCTCTGAAAGAGCTCTGAAGATGCTGGTTGGTAAACGTCGTCGTTTACTGGATTATCTGATCAAGGTAGATATCGAAAGATATCGTGCTATCATCAAAGAACTTGGCATCAGAAAGTAA
- the typA gene encoding translational GTPase TypA, whose protein sequence is MQKIRNIAIIAHVDHGKTTLVDKMLLAGKLFREGQAEPDQFLDNNDLERERGITILAKNVSINYKGYKINIIDTPGHADFGGEVERVLNMADGCLLLVDAFEGPMPQTRFVLQKAIQLGLKPIVVINKVDKPNCRPEEVQEMVFDLMFSLDATEEQLDFPTIYGSAKQGWMSEDWKEPKEDITALLDAIIQYIPEPEVLEGSSQMLITSLDYSKYVGRIAVGRVHRGELREGQDIMLCKRDGSMVKSKIKEIDVFEGLGRTKVDAVQSGDICAIIGVEGFEIGETIADANDPEPLPTIAIDEPTMSMLFTINNSPFFGKDGKFVTSRHIYERLMKELDKNLALRVVPTDSADSWLVYGRGVLHLSVLIETMRREGYELQVGQPQVIIKEIDGQKCEPVEQLTVNLPEECSSRIIDMVTKRKGEMTMMESKNDRMHLEFTIPSRGIIGLNNAVLTASAGEAIMAHRFLEYQPWKGEIERRTNGSIIAMETGTAYAYALNNLQSRGRFFISPQEEVYAGQVVGEHTKDNDLVVNVTKSKKLTNMRASGSDDKVSLAPPTVFSLEDALEYIKGDEYVEITPNSMRMRKIILDELERKRQGR, encoded by the coding sequence ATGCAAAAGATTAGAAACATCGCGATTATCGCGCACGTAGACCACGGTAAGACAACGCTCGTGGATAAGATGTTATTAGCCGGTAAGCTTTTCCGTGAAGGACAGGCAGAGCCGGATCAGTTCCTGGACAATAATGACCTGGAACGCGAACGAGGGATTACGATCCTTGCCAAAAATGTATCTATTAATTATAAAGGTTATAAAATCAACATTATCGATACTCCGGGACACGCCGACTTCGGAGGTGAAGTGGAACGCGTATTGAACATGGCTGACGGTTGCTTGTTGCTGGTCGATGCTTTCGAAGGACCGATGCCTCAGACTCGTTTCGTGCTTCAGAAGGCTATCCAGTTAGGCTTGAAACCGATTGTGGTCATTAATAAGGTAGACAAGCCGAATTGTCGTCCGGAAGAGGTGCAGGAAATGGTGTTCGACCTGATGTTCAGTCTTGATGCAACGGAAGAACAGCTCGACTTTCCGACGATCTACGGCTCTGCCAAGCAGGGTTGGATGTCGGAAGACTGGAAAGAGCCGAAGGAAGATATTACCGCTTTGCTGGACGCTATCATCCAGTATATTCCGGAACCCGAGGTATTGGAAGGCTCTTCCCAGATGTTGATCACTTCGTTGGACTATTCCAAGTATGTAGGCCGTATCGCTGTGGGGCGCGTGCATCGTGGCGAACTGCGCGAAGGACAGGACATCATGCTTTGCAAGCGTGACGGTTCGATGGTGAAATCGAAGATCAAGGAAATCGACGTTTTCGAAGGGCTGGGGCGTACGAAAGTAGACGCTGTCCAGTCAGGCGATATCTGTGCGATTATCGGTGTGGAAGGTTTCGAAATCGGTGAGACGATTGCTGATGCCAATGATCCGGAACCGCTGCCGACGATCGCTATCGACGAACCGACGATGTCTATGTTGTTTACGATCAACAATTCTCCGTTCTTCGGGAAAGATGGCAAGTTTGTGACATCCCGCCATATCTATGAACGTTTGATGAAAGAGTTGGACAAGAATCTTGCCTTACGAGTGGTGCCGACAGATTCTGCCGATTCCTGGTTGGTGTACGGACGTGGTGTCCTTCACTTGTCTGTCCTGATCGAGACCATGCGTCGTGAAGGTTACGAGTTGCAGGTTGGCCAGCCGCAGGTTATTATCAAGGAAATCGATGGCCAGAAGTGTGAACCGGTTGAACAGTTGACAGTCAATCTGCCGGAAGAATGTTCCAGCCGTATCATCGACATGGTAACCAAACGCAAGGGTGAAATGACGATGATGGAAAGCAAGAACGACCGTATGCATCTGGAGTTCACGATCCCTTCCCGTGGTATTATCGGTTTGAACAATGCTGTTCTGACTGCATCGGCCGGTGAAGCGATTATGGCACACCGTTTTCTCGAATATCAACCGTGGAAAGGTGAGATCGAACGCCGTACGAACGGTTCTATCATCGCGATGGAAACGGGTACTGCCTATGCGTATGCCTTGAACAACTTGCAATCCCGCGGACGTTTCTTTATTTCCCCTCAGGAAGAAGTATATGCCGGTCAGGTGGTTGGTGAACACACGAAAGACAATGACTTGGTGGTTAACGTGACGAAGTCGAAGAAACTGACCAATATGCGTGCTTCCGGTTCGGACGATAAAGTATCTTTGGCTCCTCCTACGGTGTTCAGCTTGGAAGATGCTTTGGAATATATCAAAGGCGATGAATATGTAGAAATCACCCCGAATAGTATGCGTATGCGTAAGATCATCCTTGACGAACTTGAACGTAAACGTCAGGGAAGATAA